A genomic segment from Toxotes jaculatrix isolate fToxJac2 chromosome 6, fToxJac2.pri, whole genome shotgun sequence encodes:
- the LOC121183353 gene encoding desmoglein-2-like — MIRLLSLRQLTGTLTWTLSVHLIRDFAPVMIRVSSTAFVLLLVVAVAVVRANSGGSLVRKKREWILPPKNLTENVDYTQQESIARIRSDFESDEIIHYSLEGIGANQYPFHVFVVDPKTGLIRVTKVLDREFIDTYNLSGIATKSDGTMVEKKIDIRIKVVDQNDNAPVFGVMKDGEVDELSPSGTSVMKVTATDADEPGNKNSQIAYSIIDQSPPHDMFSITNDGTIYVKRPDLDRERADQYVLTVKGKDLNGEAGGNTGTGTVTIMVRDVNDNLPTLEKEEYEGGIEENTQGVEVMRIKAEDLDLKGTDNWEAVFDIVKGNEAGYFSITTDPETNEGILMLDKAVDYENVKDLQLGLAVRNKALQFNGASGASGASGASAASGPGVSSWHSGTTFKTYPIKINVKNQPEGPRFDPKIKAIPISEGGHSVNIKDVIARYPAIDGDTGKPAENVRYAKGSDPDNWLTIDPETAEIRLNKMPDRESPMLVNGTYFAKVLCISEDMPAKTATGTIAIQVEDFNDHCPTLTSNIQTMCTTDESIIVNAKDEDVSPNGPPFDFSIVQEGTQGKWKVEHLNDTAAILRAQESLWPGLYEVEFVVRDEQGEACPEPQKVRVQVCTCADGVVCGIRGASGQTSKGAELGSAGLGLLFLGLLLLALIPLLMLFCQCGGIGLPGGFTEMPFDTKSHLINYHTEGQGENTDVPLMNIPAQVDGDIITMDMGMAKKAAMGHSVTSMDGMNRAIYQEHFARDQREGTWGVLNEASGSAFYSEFEGRESRGGGGIYDGIALPDYFLGQYYTQKLTNGNQNLGVKDSLLVYDYEGQGSTAGSVGCCSFLESDSDLQFLDDLGPKFKTLAEVCSGKTIPSEVKQVFTSLPSASINTQTSVSSLVTAPQLPPPAKLQSTVPTVEQTVVRETSERSQMVKESTATVRGGLANQSQILLLQQQQPVYYTTPVLQPMHYVVQPQVQNTMLLAEAPATNLQSMALVNDTQTGPAQGVVIQGQTVMSSGRQSQGPSMVLVERRGVEGDATNLIQSVNLPGSQTMMVVEGKVPCSMKVLKESQTCLVNEGTLQPRGLLGSQRVLVVGGQTGSEGQQIQEAGGLSKRCDISGSQRVLSNKGTSTGSQIGVVGSSTTTVSATPTYRKMVVRETREIH, encoded by the exons ATGATCCGCCTCCTCAGCCTCCGTCAGCTCACAGGAACTCTCACCTGGACTCTATCGGTTCACTTGATACGGGACTTTGCTCCAGTCATGATTCGGGTTTCTTCGACCGCGTTTGTGCttctgctggtggtg GCTGTAGCTGTGGTTAGGGCCAACTCTGGAGGCAGCCTggtaagaaagaaaagagaatggATTCTCCCTCCAAAGAATCTGACAGAAAATGTAGACTACACTCAGCAGGAATCTATCGCCAGG attcgATCAGATTTCGAAAGTGACGAAATTATTCACTACTCCCTGGAAGGCATTGGTGCAAACCAGTATCCCTTCCATGTGTTTGTAGTCGACCCTAAAACTGGACTAATTCGTGTGACAAAAGTGCTTGACAGGGAGTTCATTGACACCTACAAT CTGTCAGGTATTGCTACGAAAAGCGATGGTACGatggtggagaaaaaaatcGACATACGAATCAAAGTTGTAGATCAAAATGACAACGCTCCAGTGTTTGGAGTAATGAAGGATGGGGAGGTTGATGAGCTCAGTCCTTCAG GGACATCAGTTATGAAAGTCACTGCAACTGATGCTGATGAACCAGGGAATAAGAACTCTCAGATCGCCTATTCTATCATAGATCAGAGCCCACCCCACGACATGTTCTCCATTACCAATGATGGGACCATCTACGTCAAAAGGCCTGATCTGGACAGGGAG AGAGCAGATCAGTATGTTCTGACAGTGAAAGGTAAAGACCTAAATGgtgaagcagggggaaacactGGAACCGGCACTGTTACCATTATGGTCCGAGATGTGAATGACAACCTTCCCACTCTGGAAAAAGAGGAG TATGAAGGCGGCATTGAGGAGAACACACAGGGTGTGGAGGTCATGAGAATCAAAGCAGAGGACCTGGACCTGAAGGGTACTGACAACTGGGAAGCTGTGTTTGATATTGTCAAAGGCAACGAGGCCGGGTACTTCAGCATTACAACAGACCCCGAAACAAACGAGGGCATTCTAATGCTCGACAAG GCTGTGGATTATGAGAATGTGAAGGACCTTCAACTGGGACTAGCTGTGAGAAACAAGGCTCTGCAGTTTAATGGAGCTAGTGGTGCAAGTGGTGCAAGTGGTGCAAGCGCTGCTAGTGGGCCTGGAGTATCATCATGGCATAGTGGGACCACATTTAAAACCTATCCGATCAAAATCAACGTGAAGAACCAGCCTGAGGGGCCACGTTTTGACCCTAAGATCAAAGCTATTCCCATCTCAGAGGGAGGCCACTCTGTCAACATTAAAGATGTCATTGCCCGCTACCCTGCAATAGATGGAGACACTGGGAAACCAGCTGAGAATGTCAG GTATGCCAAGGGCTCAGACCCTGACAACTGGCTGACCATTGacccagagacagcagagatCAGATTGAACAAGATGCCTGACAGAGAATCTCCAATGCTGGTCAATGGAACATATTTTGCTAAAGTGCTCTGCATTTCAGAAG ACATGCCCGCTAAAACGGCCACCGGCACCATAGCCATCCAGGTGGAAGATTTTAATGATCACTGCCCCACCCTGACCAGTAACATCCAGACTATGTGTACCACGGACGAATCCATTATTGTGAACGCTAAAGATGAAGATGTATCCCCTAATGGACCTCCTTTTGACTTTTCCATTGTCCAAGAAGGCACCCAGGGCAAGTGGAAGGTGGAACATCTCAATG ACACTGCTGCTATCCTGAGAGCTCAGGAGTCCTTGTGGCCTGGTCTCTACGAGGTGGAATTTGTGGTGAGAGACGAGCAGGGAGAGGCCTGCCCAGAACCACAGAAAGTGAGAGTCCAAGTTTGTACCTGTGCGGATGGAGTAGTGTGTGGAATACGAGGTGCCAGCGGTCAGACCAGCAAAGGAGCAGAGTTAGGGTCTGCCGGCCTCGGACTGTTATTCCTGGGCCTGCTGTTGTTAGCAC tcatTCCTCTGTTGATGCTCTTCTGCCAGTGTGGGGGGATTGGTCTGCCAGGCGGCTTTACTGAGATGCCTTTCGACACTAAGTCACACCTCATTAACTACCACACTGAGGGGCAGGGTGAGAACACG GACGTGCCACTGATGAACATACCAGCACAAGTGGATGGAGATATCATCACCATGGATATGGGAATGGCTAAAAAAGCAGCAATGGGGCACTCAGTCACTTCCATGGATGGGATGAACAGGGCCATCTATCAAGAACATTTTGCACGTGACCAAAGAGAAGGAACATGGGGGGTTCTGAACGAGGCAAGCGGCAGTGCCTTCTACTCTGAGTTTGAAGGCAGAGAGtcaagaggaggtggaggaattTATGATGGCATAGCGCTGCCTGACTACTTCCTGGGACAGTACTACACTCAG aAGCTGACCAATGGAAACCAAAACCTTGGAGTGAAGGACAGTCTGTTGGTTTATGACTATGAGGGTCAGGGCTCCACTGCTGGCTCAGTGggctgctgcagcttcctggAGTCTGACAGTGATCTGCAGTTCCTTGATGACCTTGGACCAAAGTTTAAGACACTGGCTGAGGTGTGCAGTGGCAAAACAATCCCATCTGAAGTCAAACAAGTTTTCACTTCTCTGCCCAGTGCATCCATAAACACTCAGACCTCAGTATCAAGTTTGGTGACTGCCCCACAGCTGCCCCCTCCAGCTAAGCTTCAGTCGACTGTCCCCACAGTGGAGCAGACTGTGGTCAGGGAGACATCTGAGCGTTCTCAAATGGTGAAGGAAAGCACAGCCACAGTGAGGGGGGGTTTGGCAAATCAAAGCCAAATCCTcctgctacagcagcagcagcctgtgtaCTACACCACCCCTGTGCTGCAGCCAATGCATTATGTAGTCCAGCCACAGGTTCAGAACACCATGCTGTTAGCTGAGGCACCAGCCACCAACCTTCAGAGCATGGCACTGGTTAACGACACCCAGACTGGACCTGCCCAAGGTGTGGTCATTCAAGGGCAGACAGTGATGTCTAGCGGCAGACAATCCCAGGGCCCCAGCATGGTGctggtggagaggagaggggtcGAGGGCGATGCTACCAACCTGATCCAATCTGTAAACCTTCCTGGCTCCCAGACCATGATGGTTGTGGAAGGCAAAGTCCCTTGCTCAATGAAAGTGCTGAAAGAAAGCCAGACCTGCCTTGTGAATGAAGGTACCCTACAGCCAAGAGGGCTTTTGGGATCTCAGAGAGTCCTGGTGGTTGGAGGGCAAACAGGCAGTGAAGGGCAGCAGATCCAGGAGGCAGGAGGCCTGTCCAAGAGGTGTGACATCTCTGGTTCTCAAAGAGTCCTCTCCAATAAGGGCACATCCACTGGCTCTCAGATTGGTGTGGTGGGTTCATCTACAACCACTGTGAGTGCAACCCCCACCTACCGCAAGATGGTGGTGCGAGAGACCAGAGAAATTCACTGA
- the LOC121182898 gene encoding desmoglein-2-like isoform X1 yields MIWLSSTAFMFLLFVFQVLVVGGSLVRRTFCLIPPAQMMENVDSLTYCQEADQWKPKPWSEEQLLLFYDYEVQSSTAGSVGCCSFLESDSDLQFLDDLGPKFKTLAEMCSGKTIPSEVKKVFTPLPTASINTQTSVSSLVTVPQVQSPAKLQSTVPTVEQTVVRETSERSQMVKESTATVRGKSQPNPPAAAAAACVLHHHPCAEVNALRSPATGSEHHAVG; encoded by the exons ATGATTTGGCTTTCTTCGACCGCGTTTatgtttcttctgtttgtg TTCCAGGTGTTAGTTGTTGGAGGCAGTCTTGTAAGAAGAACCTTCTGTTTAATCCCTCCAGCGCAAATGATGGAAAATGTAGACTCACTTACCTATTGCCAGG aAGCTGACCAATGGAAACCAAAACCTTGGAGTGAAGAacaattgttgttgttttatgacTATGAGGTTCAGAGCTCCACTGCTGGCTCAGTGggctgctgcagcttcctggAGTCTGACAGTGATCTGCAGTTCCTCGATGACCTTGGACCAAAGTTTAAGACACTGGCTGAAATGTGCAGTGGCAAAACAATCCCATCtgaagtcaaaaaagttttcacTCCTCTGCCCACTGCCTCCATCAACACTCAGACCTCAGTATCAAGTTTGGTGACTGTCCCACAAGTGCAATCTCCAGCTAAGCTTCAGTCGACTGTCCCCACAGTGGAGCAGACTGTGGTCAGGGAGACATCTGAGCGTTCTCAAATGGTGAAGGAAAGCACAGCCACAGTGAGGGGGAAATCACAGCCAAatcctcctgctgcagcagcagcagcctgtgtaCTACACCACCACCCCTGTGCTGAAGTCAATGCACTACGTAGTCCAGCCACAGGTTCAGAACACCATGCTGTTGGCTGA
- the LOC121182898 gene encoding desmoglein-2-like isoform X2 has protein sequence MMENVDSLTYCQEADQWKPKPWSEEQLLLFYDYEVQSSTAGSVGCCSFLESDSDLQFLDDLGPKFKTLAEMCSGKTIPSEVKKVFTPLPTASINTQTSVSSLVTVPQVQSPAKLQSTVPTVEQTVVRETSERSQMVKESTATVRGKSQPNPPAAAAAACVLHHHPCAEVNALRSPATGSEHHAVG, from the exons ATGATGGAAAATGTAGACTCACTTACCTATTGCCAGG aAGCTGACCAATGGAAACCAAAACCTTGGAGTGAAGAacaattgttgttgttttatgacTATGAGGTTCAGAGCTCCACTGCTGGCTCAGTGggctgctgcagcttcctggAGTCTGACAGTGATCTGCAGTTCCTCGATGACCTTGGACCAAAGTTTAAGACACTGGCTGAAATGTGCAGTGGCAAAACAATCCCATCtgaagtcaaaaaagttttcacTCCTCTGCCCACTGCCTCCATCAACACTCAGACCTCAGTATCAAGTTTGGTGACTGTCCCACAAGTGCAATCTCCAGCTAAGCTTCAGTCGACTGTCCCCACAGTGGAGCAGACTGTGGTCAGGGAGACATCTGAGCGTTCTCAAATGGTGAAGGAAAGCACAGCCACAGTGAGGGGGAAATCACAGCCAAatcctcctgctgcagcagcagcagcctgtgtaCTACACCACCACCCCTGTGCTGAAGTCAATGCACTACGTAGTCCAGCCACAGGTTCAGAACACCATGCTGTTGGCTGA